One genomic segment of Sander lucioperca isolate FBNREF2018 chromosome 10, SLUC_FBN_1.2, whole genome shotgun sequence includes these proteins:
- the lratd2b gene encoding protein LRATD2, with protein MGNQVEKLTHLNYAEVPTADPNGFDPDDDGPRIGVSYIFSNNDDDDEQDEHLDRFSSDKHRVVNHEEKPYDPEDELECAIYYREECVYETSRGAAAHSAESLLNKCRPGDLLEFVATGQYPHWAVYVGDFQVVHMHRAEIKNNFLTDVSQGKKGRIVNGLYRYRALPPEVIVRNALDHVGSRDRELYWRNSECFAAWCRFGKREFKIGGEIRIGKQPYKLKLLFSEKKSHVLEFQSLEDVIMEKRRNDQIGKDAVTQELANHLNATHEIKEEHFVN; from the coding sequence ATGGGGAACCAGGTGGAGAAACTTACGCATTTAAATTACGCAGAGGTGCCAACGGCGGACCCGAATGGGTTCGACCCGGACGACGACGGACCGCGGATCGGCGTCTCTTACATTTTCTCCAacaacgacgacgacgacgagcAGGACGAACATTTGGACCGCTTTTCATCGGACAAGCACCGCGTGGTGAACCATGAGGAGAAGCCCTACGACCCCGAGGACGAGCTGGAGTGTGCGATTTACTACCGAGAGGAGTGCGTCTACGAGACAAGCCGCGGAGCCGCGGCTCACTCTGCGGAAAGTCTCCTGAACAAGTGCAGACCGGGAGACCTGCTGGAGTTTGTGGCGACTGGACAGTATCCTCACTGGGCTGTTTACGTCGGGGACTTCCAGGTGGTACATATGCACAGAGCTGAGATAAAGAACAACTTTCTCACCGATGTGAGCCAGGGTAAAAAAGGCAGGATAGTGAACGGCCTCTACAGGTACCGTGCGCTCCCGCCGGAGGTGATCGTGCGCAACGCCCTGGACCATGTTGGctcgagagacagagagctgtaCTGGAGAAACTCTGAGTGCTTTGCTGCCTGGTGCCGCTTTGGCAAACGGGAGTTTAAAATCGGAGGGGAGATAAGGATAGGAAAGCAGCCGTACAAGTTAAAATTACTCTTTTCAGAAAAGAAGAGTCACGTCCTGGAGTTTCAGAGCCTGGAGGACGTGATCATGGAAAAAAGGAGGAACGATCAGATCGGCAAAGATGCTGTGACGCAAGAGCTGGCCAACCACCTGAACGCAACACATGAAATCAAAGAGGAGCATTTCGTTAACTGA